A segment of the Streptococcus dysgalactiae subsp. dysgalactiae genome:
AAAGTCAGGATCGGGTAATTCTTGTTCAGGCACCACATAAACATTGTCAAAACCACGACGTTTCAAGATTTCACGCACTGGTAAATTCCCAACGCCGCTAAGTGGCGTATAAACCACACGAACAGACTTATCAATAGACGTATCGTTAATGGCTAAACCAAGCACTTCTTGCTTGTATGCTTCTTCAACACTATCATCAATATAGCTAACAAGACCGCTCGCTAAGGCTTCCTTGAAAGGCATTTGCTTAATGGATTGATAATCAGTTAACTCAGCCATATGGCCTGCAATCTGGTCTGCAATATCATCTAGAATTTGAGACCCTTCTTGCCAATAAGCCTTGTAACCGTTATAGGCTTGTGGATTATGACTAGCGGTAATCATGACTCCTGAGACACAACCCAAGGCACGAATAGCATAGGAACACATGGGTGTTGGTCTAATGCCCTTATAAATATAAGCCCTGATACCATTCGCCGCCATAATAGAGCACGTTAACTCTGCAAATTCTTGAGACTGATAACGCACATCATAGCTAACAGCAATTCCTCTTGCAACTGCCTCAGTACCATGATCAATGATGGTATTGGCTAAAGCTTGGGCAGCTTTTCCAACCATATAAGTATTCATACGATTGGTTCCTGCACCAAGCTTGCCTCTTAGCCCTGCTGTCCCAAATTCAAGTGTCTTGTAAAACCGATCTTGAATCTCAGTCTCATTATCTTGAATTGCTACTAAATCTTTCTTGATGTCTTCACTGAGCGCATCATTTGTTAACCACTCTTGATAAACCTCTTTGTAAGTCATATGACATTTCCTATTCTAAAATCACATAATAAAAGTTATTCTATCGTCAGGCATATCCTTTAAAGAAAACTAACTGAATAGTAACAAATAACGCCGATTAAGTCAACTTATTTTTTAAATTAATTTATGTTAAAAAATGCAAGTGACAGCCATTTTAATGAAGCCTCTCCTCTTGCATTTGCGCTTTTTCCTTCGCCCATTCATACCTAGCAATCGCTCGTTTGCGTTGCTCTGCATGATCCACTAGAGGATGAGGATAATCTTTCCCAATAATACAAGCAATACTTTCTTGTAGAGCCTCTGGCATTTTCCAAGGCTCATAAAGGTACTTTTGAGGAACGCTAACCAAGCTAGGCAGGTAAGACCTTATGAAGTCACCATCTGGATCAAATCGTTTGCCTTGAGTGACCGGATTAAAAATCCTAAAATAAGGAACCGCATCCGTTCCAACGGAGGCAGCCCACTGCCAACCACCAATATTACTTGCAGCATCATAATCAATCAACTGTTCTTGAAAATAAGCTTCCCCCAAACGCCAATCAATCTGCAAATCCTTGGTTAAAAAGGAGGCTACTACCATGCGTAAGCGATTATGCATCCACCCCGTCGCTCGTAATTGTTTCATAGCTGCATCAATAATAGGATAGCCTGTTTGTCCTTCTTTCCATGCCTTGAAAGCTGCTGGGTTCTCGTCCCATTCTAAATGACGAAAAGCTTCTTGTATAGCTAGCTTTTTCTGATTAGGGTTGGCCACATAGACCATATGGTAAAAATCACGCCAAGCTAATTCTTTGAGGAAAACTGCTTGTCCGGAACTAGCAGGTGCTTGGCTAACAGCTTGATAGACTGTCCGTATACTAACCATTCCTAATCTTAAATAAGGCGATAAGAAGCTTGTCCCACACCGGGATGGAAAATCTCTCGTTGTATCATAGTCAGCTAGTTGATTGTCCACAAAATGATTTAGCCTTTCCTTGGCTTCTTTAACAGTCATCACATCATTAAAAGTTGTGTCTTTTAACGTTTCAATCAGCTCCAAAGTTGCTTGAGGTGTTTTCAGACTTAACCAATTTCCCCGAGATAAATCAACAACAACTGGCGTTTCTTTAGGAAGGCATTGCCAGACGCGATAGTATGGTGTAAAGACCTTATAATACTCCCCTGACTGGTTCTTTATTTCTTGACTACCATGCAAATAATGATCCTGGTAAGCATGAATATTAATCTTTTTTGCTCTAAACCATTGCGCTGCTTGTTGGTCTCGCCTGCGACCAAACCCTGACTCATCATAATTGAAATACACATCCGTCCACTGGTCTAACTGTTGGGCTAACTGCTCAAAACAAGTGATTAAATCACCATTCATCACATAGAGATCAATCCCTTTTTCTTTCAACTCCTCTTTAAATGCCAAAACACTTGCTACAACAGCTGACTGATTTCGACTTGGAGGCTGACTGAGTTGCTCTTGATTAAATTGAAACACACATAAAGTTGGAGACTGACTGGCAATAGCACGAGCTAAAGCTTTTTGGTCTTCTATTCTTAAGTCTCTACGAAACCACATTACGGAAACCATATCTTATTCCTTTCTCGTTCTTTGTTAGGTCTCACGTGCACTGTCACTTTTTCTTATTGTAACAGAAAACGAAAGCAATCGCCTCTCAAAAACCTTAATAGCTGCATATCGAAAAGCCTTCAGTCCATATGAACCAAAGGCTTTTAACAAGTATGATGAGGTGAGCCACTAAAACATGACTTTTCTAAAGCGTTATTTTTTATTTGTTGAGGTTTTTCCATATCTTCCTTGATAGGACAAGAACACTGACAGTCCCCACAAGAGCCCTTTTGTTTATAATAATGGGTAAGGGGTAGGACAACAAGAATACCGATCACAGCTGCTAAAATAAGAGTTGACATTAGTTTTTTTCCTCCTGACTAATACGCTCAAGGTTGCTCATGGTAATAACTTGATCAGACACAAATGCTGGTTTTCTCAAAATAGCATATAAGAGAGCAACTATCTCGAGTCCTGCCAAAATCGTCCAGAAAGTGACTTCTTGCCCCATAAAGACCAACCCCACCTGATAAAGGATAAAACTGAGAAGATAAGCCAGACCTGTCTGAAAACCGATGGCTAATAGTGACCACCTGACGCTATTCATTTCACGTTTAATAGCACCGATGGCTGCAAAGCAAGGCGCATACAACAAATTAAACAGCAAAAATGAATAGGCAGCTAAGGCAATATAATCCATTTGAAGGCTAGCCCAGAGGGCCCCGCTGGTTTCCGTCGCATCTGCCTGATGATATAAGATACCGAAGGTAGCCACAACGGTTTCTTTGGTCAATAAACCAGTAAGAGCTGCCACGGTTGCTTTCCAATTGCCAAATCCTAACGGTTTAAAGAGCCAAGCAAAGAGGCGACCAAAGTCAGCTAGCATGCTGTGGTCTGTTTCAACAACCTGCAAATAGCCATTATAAGTTGACAAAAACCAGATTAAAATCGTCAATGAAAAAATAATGGTACCGGCTCGTTTGACAAAACTCCACGCCTTCCCAAAGGCATAATGCGTCACCGTTAACATATTAGGTAAATGGTAGGCTGGCAATTCCATGATAAAGGGACTAGCCTGTCCGCCTAATAACTTGGTCTTTTTAAGAGCAATTCCAGATAAAATAATAGAAGCAATCCCCACAAAGTAAGCACTCGGAGCAATGAAAGGATTATTAGGGAAAAAAGCTCCAGAAATTAGCGCAATAATCGCTAGCTTGGCAGAACAAGGCATAAAAGTAGCTGTCATGATTGTAATTTTCCGGTCTCGCTCATTTTCAATAGTGCGGCTGGCCATAATAGCCGGAACACCACAACCTGTCGCAATGAGCATAGGAATAAAAGATTTGCCAGAAAGCCCAAATCGTCTAAAAATACGGTCCATGACAAAAGCAATCCGACTCATATAGCCAATATCTTCTAAAATGCCTAGGCAGATAAAAAGAACAAAAATTTGAGGAACAAATCCTATAACAGCACCAATCCCTGCAAGAATCCCATCAATAATGAGAGATTGTAACCAGGCTTCAACCTTTAGATAATCTAAGGCTGTGCTGGCTGCATTCGGAAAGTAGTCGCCAAATAAAACATCATTGACCCAATCCGTTCCCATGGTTCCCACCGTTTGAATAGCTAAAAAATAGACCAAAAACATGGCTGAAGCAAAAATGGGGAGGGCTAAAAATCGATTGGTGACAATGCGATCAATTTGATCTGAACATCGCCATTCCAAATCATTAGTTTCAATCTGAGCCATGTGACAAACTTGTTCAATATATGCATAGCGCTCATTAATAACAATAGATTCAGCATCCTCCCCAAAAATATCTTCAGTGATCTTAATAATCATTTCAATTTCTTTGGCAAGAGCATCCTCCAAAGCTAACGCTTGCTGAACTAAAGGGTCTCGCTCAAATAATTTAAGACTATAATATCGCCAGGCCATTCCTAAATCAACTCCCTGCAACACTTCCATAATTTGAGCTAGTGCCGCTTCCAATCGATTATCATAAATCGGAAAATAAGGTGTTTCCTTAGGATATGCTATTTCCTTTTGGCAACTGCTAATTAGCTGGTTAAGCCCTATGTTTTTTAAAGCACTGGTTGCTACAATGGGGAAACCCAGTTGGTAACTTAGCTTATCCAGATTAATCTGTTTTTGACTAGCTTCTAACACATCAGACATGTTGAGCGCCATAACCAAAGGCAGGCCAATTTCCATCAGTTGTGTGGTCAAGTAGAGGTTCCGCTCCAAATGAGTACCGTCTACCACATTAATAATAGCTTGAGCATCTTGGCTAAGCAGGTAGTCTCTTGCAACCTGTTCTTCTGGACTATAGGGTGACATTGAGTAAACACCAGGGAGATCTTGAATCTCAATTGTCTTATTTGACTTTAAGAAGCCACTTTTACGATCAACCGTAACACCAGGCCAATTTCCTACCCGCTGATTAGTTCCTGTTAAGAGGTTAAAAAGACTCGTTTTTCCACTGTTAGGATTACCAATCAAGGCCATTTTTGTCATGACATGTCCTCATCTTCTAGCTGCCGTACAGCAATTAATTGAGCTTCCGACTGACGTAAACTTAGCTCATACCCCCTCAGACTAATTTCTAGGGGGTCACCTAAAGGCGCTCGCTTACGTAACTGAAAACGAGTTCCCTTCGTTAGCCCATATCCATTAAACGCCGCTTCGTTTCCTTGCTCGCATAAATAGCTTCGACAATAGCCACTTCCATGATTTCTAATTCTGATAAAGGAAGTGTTTGCCCTCCTTCATTAACTTCACTGACCTCAATAGCATCTAAAAGACTCTTATCAAAGGCCAGACGACTTGTTTTAATCATCAAAATTGCATTTTGCTTCGTCTGCGACATGACCTTGACTTGGCTTCCCTTCTTGATACCAAGATGAGCCATATGCCTTTGATGGTCTTGAGGTAATGCTATGCTAAGTACCTGATAGGCGATGCCACTTCTTACCTGAGATAATTTCACCATAAGCTCTCCTTTTAATTACAGTGTCCATTATAACATACTCTGTTCTTCCCACTACAAGGTACTTTAAGTTTTTTGTCTTTTTAATCTCATATAATAATGATTCTAAAAAAGAAATGGCAATAGCAATTCCTAAAGAGTTGTCATCAAAAAAACTTGAGTCTGCATAGACTCAAGTTTAACAAGAGGTAATTTGATTGTTAGAGAACTTTACTTAAAAAATCTTTTGTACGTTCTTCTTTAGTCAGATCAAAAAGTTGGTTTGGACTTCCTTCTTCCACAATAACGCCACCATCCATAAAAATCACACGGTCTGCGACTTCTTTAGCAAAGCCCATTTCATGGGTGACAATGACCATCGTCATCCCGGATTTAGCCAAATCCTGCATGACAGCCAAAACCTCACCCACCATTTCGGGATCCAAGGCTGAAGTAGGCTCGTCAAATAGTAAGACGTCTGGATCCATGGCTAGGCCACGCGCAATCGCAATTCGCTGCTGCTGTCCCCCAGATAGACTAGATGGGTAAGCCTTGGCTTTTTCTGACAATCCAACTTTATCTAACAGTGCCAAAGCCGTTTTGTCAGCTTCTGCTTTAGAAATGCCTTTCGTTTTAATAGGTGACAAGGTAATATTGTCTAAAACGGTCATATTAGGGAAAAGATTAAATTGTTGAAATACCATTCCCATTTTTTCACGCATTGTAAAAATGTCATTTCTTTTATCTGTAATGTCAATGCCTTCAAACGTTATCTGACCTTTCGTAGGAACCTCAAGAAGGTTCATGGTGCGAAGTAAAGTTGATTTTCCAGAACCAGAAGGGCCAATAATCACCACGACTTCTCCTGGCATAATGTTTAAATCAATTCCTTTAAGCACCTCGTTTTGCCCATAATATTTGTGTAACGCTTTTATTGCAATAATAGGTTCCGTCATTAATGATTACCTCCTTGTGCCATACGACGCTCTAAGACTGCCAATAATTGTGATAGCACTGTCGTGACCATTAAATAGTAAAAAGCAGCAACTAGTAAAGGAGCAATTGGAGAATAGGTAGCTGTTGCTACTGACTGAGCGCCATTCCAAAGTTCCATAACACCAATAGTTTGCAAGAGAGCACTATCTTTAATGATCGTGATAAATTCATTGCCTAAAGCAGGAAGAATATTTTTAAAGGCTTGAGGCAAAATCACATAGCGCATGGCATTTCGAGGGCGGATACCTAGTGAATAGGCTGCTTCAAGTTGCCCTTTTGGAACAGCTTCAATACCCGCTCTAACAATTTCTGAAATGTAAGCACCGCTATTTAACGAGATGATAATAATACCAGGAAGTAATCTTGAAAAATCTAAATTCAAAACGCCAAAACCGATAGTTGGCATTTGATTAAAATGCATCCAAGCAAAGGCAATCATAATTTGAACAACCATTGGTGTCCCACGAAAAATCCACACATAAGTATTGACTAGCCAAGTCAAAGGCTTTATTTGAGTACGTTTGATTAGTGTTACCAAAACCCCAATAATGGTTCCAAAAAAGACGACACTAGCCGAAATCATAATGGTGACGAGAACACCATAGTTAAAGTAGGCCCAGTATTTGGGCAAAAATGATAAATCCATCTATATCTCCTTATAAGTCCTAAGGTCACAACAATAAAGATAATTATACCATTTGATGAATATTAATACAATACTTTTTTAGCAACAAAAAAACCTGCCTCAGGCAAGTCTCTTTATGATATTCAGCTTAATATAATAAATCGTAGATTTCCATTGCAATCAAGTCAATACTATCAAAGGAATATGACTCACGCGCTTCGATATCACGCAATGTGAAAACTGGTCCGTTTTCAGGGTCATTTGAAAAGGCAACTTCTGCTACAACAACACCATCACGTTCAAAATTTCGCTTGAGATTACCGCCATCTGTTACCATCAATTCCAAACGATTGATGATTCTCACCAAATGTGATTCCATTTCGTTTCTCCTATTCGTTTTTTATCCCTATTATTTTAACACAATTCGCGCCAAACAAACAAGAAAAGTAGCATTTTTCTTCACATTTTCCCATTTTTAGCCTTTTGTGCCTCCTACCTCTTAACCTTTTGAAAAATAGCAGGGATGATAAGAACAATTATCACTCTCTCCCTGACAGTGCTAACATCCTAAGCTTTTTACTTGATTTCCAAAACAGTGGTGCTATAATATGAGTATAAAGTTTGACCATTTTTGACTAAATGACTTTGACTTTTAGATAAACCCTTGGAGGTATATTATGCTTTGTCAAAATTGTAATTTAAACGAATCAACCATCCACCTCTACACGAATGTTAATGGAAAACAAAAACAAGTTGACCTTTGTCAAAACTGTTATCAAATCATGAAGACTGACCCTACTAATCCTATTTTAGGTGGTCTAAATGGAGGTCAAAGAGCCCAAGAACGCTCATCCACCCCCTTCTTTGATGACTTTTTTGGTGATTTAAATAATTTTAGAGCCTTTGGTAACCTTCCGAATACCCCGCCTACACAAGCAGGCCAAAATGGCAACGGAGGAGGACGCCATGGTGGTCATTTCAATGGGCAACGTCCCACTCAGCCACAAACACAAAATCAGCAAGTAAAGGGCTTGTTAGAAGAATTTGGGATTAATGTTACAGATATTGCAAGACATGGTGATATTGACCCTGTCATCGGTCGAGATGACGAGATTACACGTGTCATCGAAATCCTTAACCGTCGGACTAAAAATAACCCTGTGCTTATTGGGGAACCAGGAGTTGGTAAAACAGCTGTTGTAGAAGGTCTAGCCCAGAAAATTGTAGATGGCACAGTACCTCACAAATTGCAAGGTAAGCAAGTGATTCGTCTAGATGTGGTTAGTCTTGTTCAGGGCACAGGTATCCGTGGTCAATTCGAAGAACGCATGCAAAAATTAATGGAAGAAATTCGTCAACGCAAAGATGTGATTCTCTTTATTGATGAAATTCATGAAATTGTAGGTGCTGGTTCTGCTGGAGATGGCAATATGGATGCTGGCAATATTTTAAAACCAGCCTTGGCCCGTGGTGAGTTGCAACTCGTTGGTGCTACTACCTTAAATGAATACCGTATTATTGAAAAAGATGCTGCCTTGGAGCGGCGGATGCAGCCGGTGAAAGTTGACGAACCTTCTGTAGAAGAAACCATTACCATCTTAAAAGGTATCCAGCCCAAATATGAAGACTATCATCATGTCAAATATAGCCCAGCAGCTATCGAGGCTGCTGCACACTTATCCAATCGCTACATTCAAGACCGATTCCTCCCTGATAAGGCCATTGACCTTCTGGACGAAGCTGGTTCAAAAATGAATTTAACCCTTAATTTTGTTGACCCTAAAGAGATTGACAAACGTCTGATTGAAGCAGAAAACCTCAAGGCTCAAGCAACTCGTGACGAAGATTACGAACGAGCAGCCTATTTCCGAGATCAAATTGCGAAATACAAGGAAATGCAAGCTCAAAAAGTCGACGAACAGGATATTCCTATCATTACTGAAAAAACCATTGAAGCCATCATTGAACAAAAAACTAATATTCCAGTTGGCGATTTGAAAGAAAAAGAACAATCTCAACTCGTTAATTTGGCTAATGATTTGAAAGCTCACGTGATTGGCCAAGATGATGCCGTTGACAAAATTGCCAAGGCCATTCGCCGGAACCGTGTGGGATTAGGAACTCCAAATCGTCCTATTGGTTCTTTCCTATTCGTTGGGCCAACAGGTGTTGGTAAAACAGAATTGTCTAAGCAACTAGCTATTGAACTCTTTGGCTCTGCTGACAATATGATTCGCTTTGACATGTCCGAATACATGGAAAAACATGCCGTTGCTAAATTAGTCGGGGCTCCTCCTGGTTATGTGGGCTATGAAGAAGCTGGCCAGTTAACGGAACAAGTTCGCCGCAATCCATATTCACTTATTCTCTTAGATGAAGTGGAAAAGGCTCATCCTGACGTCATGCACATGTTTTTACAAGTTCTTGATGATGGCCGTTTAACAGATGGTCAAGGACGAACAGTCAGCTTCAAGGATACTATTATTATCATGACCTCTAATGCCGGAACAGGTAAAAGTGAAGCTTCTGTTGGATTTGGTGCAGCTAGAGAAGGACGAACAAGTTCTGTCCTTGGTGAATTAAGTAACTTCTTCAGCCCAGAGTTCATGAACCGTTTCGATGGTATTATTGAATTTAAGGCCTTGAGCAAAGATAACCTCTTGCATATCGTTGATTTAATGCTGGAAGATGTTAATAAGCGCTTAGGCTATAATGGGATTCACCTTGATGTGACGCAAAAAGTCAAAGAAAAATTAGTAGATTTAGGCTATGATCCTAAAATGGGTGCTCGACCGCTCCGTCGTACCATCCAAGATTATATCGAAGATGCGATTACGGACTACTATTTGGAACATCCAACTGAAAAGGACTTGCGTGCCATAATGACAAGTAACGGTAATGTTATGATTAAAGCTGCCAAAAAAGATGAAACGGTAACAGCTAAACAAGATCAGACCGACGAGAACTAAACCTAAAAGAGAGTTTTCTCATTGAAACTCTCTTTTTTTCGTGAACTAGTCAAAAGAAAACATTTTTATAAGAATAATGGCTCAAAATTTAGTATAATAAGAAAAAGGAGGGATACGATGACAATTCCAACATTCGGTAACTATAGTGAACATGAAAACTATGTGGCACGTTATGGTGTTTATGCCATCATTCCTAATCAAGAACGCACCAAAGTGATTCTCGTGCAAGCTCCTAATGGCGCTTGGTTTTTACCTGGTGGTGAAATTGAGGCTGGTGAAAAGCATGCTCAGGCCTTAGAACGTGAGTTATTGGAAGAACTAGGATTTACTGCTCAGATTGGTTCTTACTATGGTCAAGCTGATGAATACTTCTACTCTCGCCATCGTGATACCCATTTCTATCATCCAGCCTATCTTTATGAAGTGACTGCGTTTCAAGAAGTTTCTCAACCCTTAGAAGATTTCAACACTTTGGCTTGGTTTTCTACTGAAGAAGCTATCTCTAAATTAAAACGCGGAAGTCATAAATGGGGTGTTGAGCAATGGCA
Coding sequences within it:
- a CDS encoding cryptochrome/photolyase family protein, whose amino-acid sequence is MVSVMWFRRDLRIEDQKALARAIASQSPTLCVFQFNQEQLSQPPSRNQSAVVASVLAFKEELKEKGIDLYVMNGDLITCFEQLAQQLDQWTDVYFNYDESGFGRRRDQQAAQWFRAKKINIHAYQDHYLHGSQEIKNQSGEYYKVFTPYYRVWQCLPKETPVVVDLSRGNWLSLKTPQATLELIETLKDTTFNDVMTVKEAKERLNHFVDNQLADYDTTRDFPSRCGTSFLSPYLRLGMVSIRTVYQAVSQAPASSGQAVFLKELAWRDFYHMVYVANPNQKKLAIQEAFRHLEWDENPAAFKAWKEGQTGYPIIDAAMKQLRATGWMHNRLRMVVASFLTKDLQIDWRLGEAYFQEQLIDYDAASNIGGWQWAASVGTDAVPYFRIFNPVTQGKRFDPDGDFIRSYLPSLVSVPQKYLYEPWKMPEALQESIACIIGKDYPHPLVDHAEQRKRAIARYEWAKEKAQMQEERLH
- a CDS encoding NUDIX domain-containing protein, which codes for MTIPTFGNYSEHENYVARYGVYAIIPNQERTKVILVQAPNGAWFLPGGEIEAGEKHAQALERELLEELGFTAQIGSYYGQADEYFYSRHRDTHFYHPAYLYEVTAFQEVSQPLEDFNTLAWFSTEEAISKLKRGSHKWGVEQWQKKASFY
- a CDS encoding DUF1797 family protein, which translates into the protein MESHLVRIINRLELMVTDGGNLKRNFERDGVVVAEVAFSNDPENGPVFTLRDIEARESYSFDSIDLIAMEIYDLLY
- a CDS encoding amino acid ABC transporter permease; this translates as MDLSFLPKYWAYFNYGVLVTIMISASVVFFGTIIGVLVTLIKRTQIKPLTWLVNTYVWIFRGTPMVVQIMIAFAWMHFNQMPTIGFGVLNLDFSRLLPGIIIISLNSGAYISEIVRAGIEAVPKGQLEAAYSLGIRPRNAMRYVILPQAFKNILPALGNEFITIIKDSALLQTIGVMELWNGAQSVATATYSPIAPLLVAAFYYLMVTTVLSQLLAVLERRMAQGGNH
- the feoB gene encoding ferrous iron transport protein B, which encodes MTKMALIGNPNSGKTSLFNLLTGTNQRVGNWPGVTVDRKSGFLKSNKTIEIQDLPGVYSMSPYSPEEQVARDYLLSQDAQAIINVVDGTHLERNLYLTTQLMEIGLPLVMALNMSDVLEASQKQINLDKLSYQLGFPIVATSALKNIGLNQLISSCQKEIAYPKETPYFPIYDNRLEAALAQIMEVLQGVDLGMAWRYYSLKLFERDPLVQQALALEDALAKEIEMIIKITEDIFGEDAESIVINERYAYIEQVCHMAQIETNDLEWRCSDQIDRIVTNRFLALPIFASAMFLVYFLAIQTVGTMGTDWVNDVLFGDYFPNAASTALDYLKVEAWLQSLIIDGILAGIGAVIGFVPQIFVLFICLGILEDIGYMSRIAFVMDRIFRRFGLSGKSFIPMLIATGCGVPAIMASRTIENERDRKITIMTATFMPCSAKLAIIALISGAFFPNNPFIAPSAYFVGIASIILSGIALKKTKLLGGQASPFIMELPAYHLPNMLTVTHYAFGKAWSFVKRAGTIIFSLTILIWFLSTYNGYLQVVETDHSMLADFGRLFAWLFKPLGFGNWKATVAALTGLLTKETVVATFGILYHQADATETSGALWASLQMDYIALAAYSFLLFNLLYAPCFAAIGAIKREMNSVRWSLLAIGFQTGLAYLLSFILYQVGLVFMGQEVTFWTILAGLEIVALLYAILRKPAFVSDQVITMSNLERISQEEKN
- a CDS encoding ATP-dependent Clp protease ATP-binding subunit; this translates as MLCQNCNLNESTIHLYTNVNGKQKQVDLCQNCYQIMKTDPTNPILGGLNGGQRAQERSSTPFFDDFFGDLNNFRAFGNLPNTPPTQAGQNGNGGGRHGGHFNGQRPTQPQTQNQQVKGLLEEFGINVTDIARHGDIDPVIGRDDEITRVIEILNRRTKNNPVLIGEPGVGKTAVVEGLAQKIVDGTVPHKLQGKQVIRLDVVSLVQGTGIRGQFEERMQKLMEEIRQRKDVILFIDEIHEIVGAGSAGDGNMDAGNILKPALARGELQLVGATTLNEYRIIEKDAALERRMQPVKVDEPSVEETITILKGIQPKYEDYHHVKYSPAAIEAAAHLSNRYIQDRFLPDKAIDLLDEAGSKMNLTLNFVDPKEIDKRLIEAENLKAQATRDEDYERAAYFRDQIAKYKEMQAQKVDEQDIPIITEKTIEAIIEQKTNIPVGDLKEKEQSQLVNLANDLKAHVIGQDDAVDKIAKAIRRNRVGLGTPNRPIGSFLFVGPTGVGKTELSKQLAIELFGSADNMIRFDMSEYMEKHAVAKLVGAPPGYVGYEEAGQLTEQVRRNPYSLILLDEVEKAHPDVMHMFLQVLDDGRLTDGQGRTVSFKDTIIIMTSNAGTGKSEASVGFGAAREGRTSSVLGELSNFFSPEFMNRFDGIIEFKALSKDNLLHIVDLMLEDVNKRLGYNGIHLDVTQKVKEKLVDLGYDPKMGARPLRRTIQDYIEDAITDYYLEHPTEKDLRAIMTSNGNVMIKAAKKDETVTAKQDQTDEN
- a CDS encoding amino acid ABC transporter ATP-binding protein, whose amino-acid sequence is MTEPIIAIKALHKYYGQNEVLKGIDLNIMPGEVVVIIGPSGSGKSTLLRTMNLLEVPTKGQITFEGIDITDKRNDIFTMREKMGMVFQQFNLFPNMTVLDNITLSPIKTKGISKAEADKTALALLDKVGLSEKAKAYPSSLSGGQQQRIAIARGLAMDPDVLLFDEPTSALDPEMVGEVLAVMQDLAKSGMTMVIVTHEMGFAKEVADRVIFMDGGVIVEEGSPNQLFDLTKEERTKDFLSKVL